In the Nitratiruptor sp. YY09-18 genome, CTGTAACATCTATGGGACCTTTGGCAAAAGAGGGTTTTAAACCATTTGTAGCAATCTACTCAACCTTTTTACAAAGAGGCTACGACCAGGTTATTCATGATATTGCGCTTATGGATGTAGGAGTTGCTTTTGCTATTGATAGGGCAGGAATCGTTGGAGAGGATGGAGAGACGCACCAGGGAGCATTTGATATAAGTTATTTGCGTCCAATTCCAAACCTTCACCTCTTTGCCCCTCGTGATGGAGCTACATTGCAAGAGGCAGTTGCATTTGCAGCCAATTTTAGAAGACCTTGCGCTTTTCGCTATCCTCGAGGAGCTTTTATTCTTGATGATGAGGTATTTGCAGCTACTCCATTTGAATTAGGCAAAGCAGAACTTTTAAAGGAAGGAAAAAGTGAAATTCTGCTTGTTGGATATGGTAATGGAGTGGGTCGTGCTTACAAAACACTCCAAGAGCTTTCAGTTGATGTAGGTCTTTTAGATTTACGTTTTGTCAAACCTCTTGATGAAGAGCTTTTGCGAGAGCTAAGCACTCGTTATAAAAAATGGTTTGTCTTTAGTGACGGTGCAAAACTTGGTGGTGTAGCAAGCGCAATTGCTGAGCTTGGTATGGATATTGAGATTGTAAGTTTTGAATTTGAGGATAGATTCATACCTCATGGAAAAATAGCAGATGTTGAGGAAGCTTTGGGTCTAACTCCCAAGCAGTTAGCACAAAAGATAGAGAGTTTACTTGCAAAGAGTTAAAAGGCGCAAGTGCGCCTTTTTGTTAGAGTTCGTCTGCGTGTTTTGCAAGATATTCAGCAACACCTTCAGGGGTTGGCTTCATAGCCTCTTTACCTTTTTCCCACTCTGCAGGACATACTTCGCCATGCTCGTTAGCAAATTCCATGGCATCTACCATACGAATCATCTCATCGATGTTACGTCCAAGTGGAAGGTCATTGATAACACAGTGGCGAATAGTTCCATCTTTGTCTATTAAGAAACTTCCTCTAAGAGCTACGCCTGCTTCTTCTAGAAGCACATCATAGTCTCTTGCAATCTTTTTAGTAAGATCAGCTACAAGCGGATAGCGGATATTGCCGATTCCCCCTTTTTCTACTGGAGTATTTTTCCAAGCAAGGTGAGTGTAATGACTGTCTACCGAGCATCCTATTACATTGATACCTCTTTTTTGAAACTCTTCAAGTCTATGATCAAATGCTATGATTTCACTTGGACATACAAATGTGAAATCGAGAGGATAGAAGAAAAGAACTGCTCCTTTTTCTCCGATATTTTCATAGAGATTGAAGTTTTCATTGATTGTATTGTCTGGCATTACCGCCGGTGTAGTAAAATCTGGCGCTTTTTTAGTGACTAACATTGTCTCTCCTTTTGGATAATTATTTTCTATTGCAAAACATTTGTATGATAACAGCTTTTTACTAAAATAGCATTTAAAGAGGAGAGTTGAACTCATTTTGTTCAATTTAGTTAAGTGGAAAGTTTCCCTATTTCGCTATAATTGAGAAAAAAATTAAAGGAAAACTATATGGCAAGAGACTATCTCTTTACATCTGAGTCTGTAACTGAAGGGCATCCAGACAAAATGGCAGACCAGATCAGTGATGCTATATTAGATTATATTATTGATAAAGATCCAAATGCACGAGTAGCGTGTGAGACGTTGCTGAGCAACGGTTTTGCGGTCATTGCTGGTGAGCTCAAAACCACAGCCTATGCACCAATGCAAGATATAGTTAGAGAAGTGATTCGCGAAATTGGCTATACAGATGCACTCTATGGATTCGACTATCGTAGTGCTGG is a window encoding:
- a CDS encoding peroxiredoxin, producing the protein MLVTKKAPDFTTPAVMPDNTINENFNLYENIGEKGAVLFFYPLDFTFVCPSEIIAFDHRLEEFQKRGINVIGCSVDSHYTHLAWKNTPVEKGGIGNIRYPLVADLTKKIARDYDVLLEEAGVALRGSFLIDKDGTIRHCVINDLPLGRNIDEMIRMVDAMEFANEHGEVCPAEWEKGKEAMKPTPEGVAEYLAKHADEL